A part of Magnetospirillum sp. genomic DNA contains:
- a CDS encoding sugar ABC transporter permease, with protein MRAYLRRRRQTFIAYGLLSPAFLMVAGLIVYPLYTVFATSLREGRAPNIARLDRLPLGFGNFLRALGDEQVWHSAAVTLFYAAGTIVPSFAIGLGIALLLNRDFPGRRYVRSLMLLPWAVPGVVAAIAFLWMFDASYGVVNSVLRRLGLITSDIAWFVDSDTALYAVLLPTIWKCFPFFTLTLLAALQSVPQALYEAARIDGAGTTAEFRYVTWPGIRTAAVLAVILQTLWVVKDFDLVFATTGGGPSRATQTLSMFVYEEAFQFFRMGYASAVGVLMLFVCAGLAFVAMRWGRQQDGQ; from the coding sequence ATGCGAGCGTACTTGCGACGGCGGCGGCAGACCTTCATCGCCTACGGTCTGCTCAGCCCCGCCTTTCTGATGGTCGCGGGCCTCATCGTGTATCCGCTCTACACGGTGTTCGCGACCAGCTTGCGCGAGGGCCGAGCACCCAACATCGCTCGGCTCGACCGCTTGCCGCTCGGCTTCGGCAATTTCCTTCGGGCACTCGGCGACGAACAGGTCTGGCATTCCGCCGCCGTGACCCTGTTCTACGCCGCCGGTACGATCGTGCCGTCCTTCGCGATCGGCCTCGGCATCGCCTTGCTGCTGAACCGCGACTTCCCCGGACGGCGCTATGTACGCAGCTTAATGCTGCTGCCCTGGGCCGTACCCGGTGTGGTTGCGGCGATCGCGTTTCTGTGGATGTTCGATGCGTCCTACGGCGTCGTGAATTCGGTCTTGCGCCGTTTGGGCCTCATCACGAGCGACATCGCCTGGTTCGTCGACAGCGACACCGCCCTCTACGCCGTGCTGCTGCCGACGATTTGGAAATGCTTCCCGTTTTTTACGCTCACGCTGCTCGCCGCCCTCCAATCGGTGCCGCAGGCTTTGTACGAAGCCGCCCGCATCGACGGTGCCGGAACGACCGCCGAATTCCGCTACGTGACCTGGCCCGGCATTCGCACCGCGGCCGTGCTCGCCGTGATCCTGCAAACACTATGGGTCGTCAAAGATTTCGACCTCGTGTTCGCCACGACCGGCGGCGGCCCTTCGCGCGCCACGCAGACGCTGTCGATGTTCGTCTACGAAGAAGCGTTCCAGTTCTTCCGCATGGGCTACGCCTCGGCGGTCGGCGTCTTGATGCTGTTCGTATGCGCAGGCCTCGCCTTCGTAGCCATGCGCTGGGGCCGGCAGCAGGACGGCCAATGA
- a CDS encoding extracellular solute-binding protein, with product MERRTFLTGALAAAAAAHSAAAQTPALVLDFPSWQAEEPGVSGWWKAVIAEFEAANPGAKVNLYSIPFTQYVQQLTVRFAGNNAPDIVHLPTRNFAAFASQGWLAPLDDRLARTDILQSWTPLQSEMKWEGKTQGLLLMGYGSLLYYNEKLLADAGLSVPTTPAQWLEAIEKTTKRDQGQFGLVATSIEHPNLVVEAGTWVMGQGLDWLRQGRYDFANAQVVAAVDQYRRSMRFAPPGMNSTTGRQLFIDGKATFLRDGPWVWAFVARAPEAVRPHLKVARVPFPKETGGTSNSLHMPANLAANKRELVWKFFELAASPKWQAEYVLQSASPAPRRGSLGADAAARLPHLKLVMDAAASAVSVFPTNPALMEGYNEYASIFGRAMMRLISTEEPTPTVMAGLQRELERAVPLR from the coding sequence ATGGAACGCCGGACCTTTCTGACGGGCGCACTCGCCGCCGCTGCCGCAGCACATTCGGCTGCCGCACAAACGCCCGCCCTCGTGCTCGATTTCCCGAGCTGGCAGGCCGAAGAGCCCGGCGTATCAGGCTGGTGGAAGGCCGTGATCGCCGAGTTCGAAGCGGCCAATCCCGGCGCCAAAGTGAATCTCTACTCGATCCCGTTCACACAATATGTGCAGCAGCTGACCGTGCGCTTTGCCGGCAACAACGCGCCGGACATCGTGCATCTGCCGACCCGGAATTTCGCGGCCTTCGCTTCGCAAGGCTGGCTTGCCCCGCTCGACGACCGGCTCGCGCGCACCGATATCCTGCAGAGCTGGACGCCCTTGCAGTCGGAGATGAAGTGGGAGGGCAAAACCCAAGGCCTGTTGCTGATGGGTTACGGCAGCCTGCTCTACTACAATGAAAAGCTGCTGGCCGATGCCGGGCTTTCGGTGCCCACCACGCCCGCCCAATGGCTCGAGGCGATCGAAAAAACCACGAAGCGCGACCAGGGCCAGTTTGGCCTCGTGGCGACCTCGATCGAGCATCCCAATCTCGTGGTCGAAGCGGGCACCTGGGTCATGGGCCAAGGCCTCGATTGGCTGCGCCAGGGGCGCTACGATTTCGCCAACGCCCAGGTCGTGGCGGCGGTCGACCAGTATCGCCGCTCGATGCGCTTTGCCCCGCCCGGCATGAACTCGACGACCGGCCGCCAGCTCTTCATCGACGGCAAGGCGACGTTCCTGCGCGACGGGCCGTGGGTATGGGCGTTCGTGGCCCGCGCCCCCGAAGCCGTGCGCCCGCATCTCAAAGTCGCCCGCGTGCCCTTCCCGAAGGAAACCGGCGGCACCTCCAACAGCCTGCATATGCCGGCGAACCTTGCGGCCAACAAGCGCGAGCTCGTGTGGAAATTCTTCGAGCTCGCCGCGAGCCCGAAATGGCAGGCCGAGTACGTGCTCCAGTCGGCCTCGCCAGCCCCGCGCCGCGGTTCGCTCGGAGCCGACGCTGCGGCGCGCCTGCCGCATCTGAAGCTCGTGATGGATGCGGCCGCGAGTGCGGTATCGGTCTTCCCGACCAATCCCGCCTTGATGGAGGGCTACAACGAATACGCCTCGATCTTCGGCCGTGCGATGATGCGGCTGATCTCGACAGAAGAACCCACGCCGACCGTGATGGCCGGCCTGCAGCGCGAACTCGAACGCGCCGTTCCGCTGCGTTGA
- a CDS encoding dihydrodipicolinate synthase family protein, with protein sequence MHRFEGIYPILYCFYGSDGALDAGAMRAQVDHCIAAGAHGIAVLGLVTEVHKLDTAERRLLVETVGAAIGGRVPYAVTVGEPTVEGQIEFARMARANGAAWAILQPPPGKGLDVSALQRHFGSIADALDFPVAIQNNPVNLDSSMKPLELADLVSKHANIGLLKAEGWSVDIATTLAALDGKVDAFGGHGGLEFLSLLRSGGAGLIPAPDCVAIQVEIFRAFREGTQASLARAQRLHEAVLPLIVFMTRGVPGILCYGKRLMARRLGLSKIVDRAPALTPTDFGMAEMERLLDAAYATEKTL encoded by the coding sequence ATGCACCGCTTCGAGGGCATCTACCCGATCCTCTACTGCTTCTACGGCAGCGACGGCGCCCTCGACGCTGGTGCCATGCGCGCCCAAGTCGATCATTGCATCGCCGCCGGTGCCCACGGCATTGCCGTGCTCGGCCTTGTGACCGAGGTCCATAAACTCGACACGGCCGAACGGCGCCTACTTGTCGAGACCGTGGGTGCGGCGATCGGCGGGCGCGTGCCCTACGCGGTGACGGTCGGCGAACCGACGGTCGAGGGCCAGATCGAATTCGCGCGCATGGCCCGCGCCAACGGAGCGGCTTGGGCGATCCTGCAGCCCCCGCCCGGCAAAGGCCTCGATGTGTCCGCCTTGCAGCGCCATTTCGGCAGCATTGCCGATGCGCTCGATTTTCCCGTGGCGATCCAGAACAACCCGGTGAATCTCGACAGTTCGATGAAGCCGCTCGAGCTTGCCGATCTCGTGTCGAAGCACGCCAATATCGGCTTGCTGAAGGCCGAAGGCTGGTCGGTCGATATCGCCACAACGCTTGCGGCCCTCGACGGCAAGGTCGATGCGTTCGGTGGGCATGGCGGGCTCGAGTTTCTTTCCCTGCTGCGCAGCGGCGGGGCGGGCTTGATCCCAGCCCCGGACTGCGTGGCGATCCAGGTCGAAATCTTCCGCGCCTTTCGCGAAGGCACGCAAGCTTCGCTGGCCCGCGCCCAACGCCTGCATGAAGCGGTACTTCCGCTGATCGTTTTCATGACGCGCGGCGTACCGGGCATCCTATGCTACGGCAAGCGACTGATGGCGCGGCGGCTTGGGCTTTCCAAAATCGTGGACCGCGCGCCCGCTTTGACGCCGACGGATTTCGGCATGGCCGAAATGGAACGACTGCTCGACGCCGCCTACGCTACCGAAAAAACGCTCTAA
- a CDS encoding mandelate racemase/muconate lactonizing enzyme family protein, translated as MPPLDAIAKVESFIVSIPRDVPYLGPLREGESVNEKGYLVRKGNRSIYPSSDMSVLVKITGESGKVGWGETYGIVAPHAVKAIIDDVLGPVMRGRDPSDPVVLHEDLYDLMRVRGFFGGYYVDSLAGVDIAVWDLYGKLAGLPLANLLGGARTRTLPAYVSGLPKATLHERCDLAVEWVGKGYDAIKFAAAMSDDGIVKEMAALREAVGPNVRLMVDLHWKFEAAEAIRLIRKLEAYDLYFAEAPCEPEDMEGQVAVARGIGTALALGEEWRTVFEYRPRFVARAMGIIQPEMGHTGVTEFLHIGRMAHAFHVQTIPHASIGIGVFMAASLHATAALKRVPYHEYQHSIFDKNLAYVTGDMACKAGAYTLPSGPGHGVEPAPAVFDHIVKG; from the coding sequence ATGCCGCCGCTCGACGCCATTGCCAAAGTCGAAAGCTTCATCGTTTCCATCCCGCGCGATGTGCCCTATCTCGGGCCGCTGCGCGAAGGCGAGAGCGTCAACGAGAAGGGCTATCTCGTCCGCAAGGGCAATCGGTCGATCTATCCGTCGTCCGACATGTCGGTGCTCGTGAAAATCACCGGCGAGAGCGGCAAGGTCGGCTGGGGCGAGACCTACGGCATCGTGGCTCCGCATGCGGTCAAAGCCATCATCGACGATGTGCTCGGCCCTGTGATGCGCGGCCGCGACCCTTCGGATCCCGTAGTGCTGCACGAGGATCTCTACGACCTCATGCGCGTGCGCGGCTTTTTCGGCGGCTACTATGTCGACAGCCTTGCCGGCGTCGACATCGCCGTATGGGATCTCTACGGCAAGCTTGCGGGCCTGCCGCTCGCCAATCTGCTTGGCGGCGCGCGCACGCGCACCCTTCCGGCCTACGTGTCGGGCTTACCGAAAGCGACATTGCACGAGCGCTGCGATCTTGCGGTCGAATGGGTGGGCAAGGGGTACGACGCGATCAAGTTCGCGGCCGCCATGTCCGACGACGGTATTGTCAAAGAGATGGCGGCCTTGCGCGAGGCGGTCGGCCCGAACGTGCGCCTGATGGTCGATCTGCATTGGAAGTTCGAGGCTGCCGAGGCGATCCGCCTCATCCGCAAGCTCGAAGCCTACGACCTCTATTTCGCCGAAGCGCCCTGCGAGCCCGAAGACATGGAAGGCCAGGTGGCCGTGGCGCGCGGCATCGGCACGGCGTTGGCGCTGGGCGAAGAATGGCGCACCGTGTTCGAATACCGGCCGCGCTTCGTGGCGCGCGCCATGGGCATCATCCAGCCCGAGATGGGCCATACCGGCGTGACCGAATTTTTGCACATTGGCCGCATGGCGCATGCGTTCCACGTGCAGACGATCCCGCACGCTTCGATCGGCATCGGCGTGTTCATGGCGGCGAGCCTGCACGCGACGGCCGCCTTGAAGCGCGTGCCGTACCACGAATACCAGCACTCGATCTTCGACAAAAACCTCGCCTACGTGACCGGCGACATGGCGTGCAAGGCGGGCGCCTACACGTTGCCGAGCGGCCCCGGGCACGGCGTGGAGCCCGCCCCTGCCGTGTTCGACCATATCGTCAAAGGCTGA
- a CDS encoding dihydrodipicolinate synthase family protein: MSELSGVFPVLPTPFTPQGAVDRAAFARIFDFVLASGADGIVFPGMASEVEKLTADERADLVAFLGERLAGRIPFIVGASAATPEAAAGFAEAGRKAGAVAAMIMAPSACGQDVAAHVAFYRAVSERTPLALMLQNAPSPMGAGLAPELVAEIATQVPAIRYVKEETLPCGQHVTKILAATKGSLAGVFGGAGARYVLDELARGASGTMPASELADVHVAMMRAWKGGDRGRARTIYSRTLPLLLFQAIFRVRATKTLLQMRGLLDCTAARAAGPVFDAHDSAEFAILAAEAADLFSVHKLKESA; encoded by the coding sequence ATGAGCGAACTTTCGGGCGTGTTTCCGGTCCTCCCCACCCCATTCACGCCCCAGGGTGCGGTCGACCGTGCGGCGTTTGCGCGCATCTTCGATTTCGTGCTCGCAAGCGGTGCAGACGGCATCGTGTTTCCCGGCATGGCGAGCGAGGTCGAAAAACTAACCGCCGACGAACGCGCCGATCTCGTGGCGTTTCTGGGCGAACGCCTCGCGGGCCGCATCCCGTTCATTGTCGGTGCGAGTGCCGCGACCCCCGAAGCGGCTGCCGGCTTTGCGGAGGCAGGCCGCAAGGCGGGTGCGGTTGCCGCGATGATCATGGCACCCTCCGCCTGCGGCCAGGATGTGGCCGCACACGTGGCTTTCTACCGCGCCGTTTCCGAACGCACGCCGCTGGCCTTGATGCTGCAGAACGCGCCCTCGCCGATGGGTGCGGGCCTCGCACCCGAATTGGTGGCCGAGATCGCGACGCAAGTGCCCGCGATTCGCTACGTCAAAGAAGAGACCCTGCCTTGCGGCCAGCACGTGACCAAGATTCTGGCTGCGACCAAGGGCAGTCTTGCCGGCGTGTTCGGCGGTGCGGGCGCGCGCTATGTGCTCGACGAGCTTGCGCGCGGGGCCAGCGGCACCATGCCCGCGAGCGAACTTGCCGACGTGCACGTGGCCATGATGCGCGCCTGGAAGGGCGGCGACCGTGGACGCGCAAGGACCATCTATTCGCGCACGCTGCCGCTTTTGCTGTTCCAGGCGATCTTCCGCGTGCGCGCGACGAAAACCTTGCTGCAGATGCGCGGGCTTCTGGACTGCACAGCAGCCCGCGCCGCCGGTCCCGTCTTCGATGCGCACGACAGCGCGGAATTCGCCATCCTCGCCGCCGAAGCCGCCGACCTGTTCTCGGTCCACAAGCTCAAAGAAAGCGCCTGA
- a CDS encoding carbohydrate ABC transporter permease → MFDLSSLTARTIFALCAVAIGFFLFFPIYWLAISAFKGNAELYRIVPTLWPHAPTLDNFETAITRGKLLLHLKNSLIVSGSAAAINSLLAMYAGYSFAKFQYPGRRAIMLLLLSAQVFPFGLLLISLYPMMTDLGLIDTRPGLVLSYIVFALPVSTYMLYSYFSQVPSELIEAARADGASELRIFHTIVLPVSIPAVVTVFLYGFMWSWNDLLYAMTLIVSEDKRTVGPGLLLSYLNEVNADWGGAMAASLVASLPIVIAFGFLQRWFIQGVTAGSVK, encoded by the coding sequence ATGTTCGATCTCTCCTCGCTCACCGCCCGCACGATCTTTGCACTCTGCGCCGTCGCGATCGGCTTCTTCCTGTTCTTCCCGATCTACTGGCTTGCGATTTCCGCCTTCAAAGGCAATGCCGAGCTCTACCGCATCGTGCCCACATTGTGGCCGCATGCGCCCACGCTCGACAATTTCGAGACCGCGATCACGCGCGGCAAGCTTTTGCTGCATCTCAAAAACAGCCTGATCGTTTCGGGCAGTGCGGCGGCGATCAACTCGCTGCTTGCGATGTATGCGGGCTATTCCTTCGCCAAATTCCAGTATCCGGGGCGGCGTGCGATCATGCTGCTGCTGCTGTCGGCGCAGGTCTTCCCGTTCGGGCTGCTGCTGATCAGCCTCTATCCGATGATGACCGATTTGGGCCTCATCGATACCCGGCCGGGGCTCGTTCTCTCCTACATCGTCTTCGCGCTGCCGGTATCGACCTACATGCTCTACAGCTATTTCAGCCAGGTGCCGAGCGAGCTCATCGAGGCAGCCCGCGCCGACGGGGCGAGCGAGCTGCGCATCTTCCACACGATCGTGCTGCCGGTTTCGATCCCGGCCGTCGTCACCGTTTTTCTCTACGGCTTCATGTGGTCGTGGAACGATCTGCTCTACGCGATGACGCTGATCGTGTCGGAAGACAAGCGCACGGTCGGCCCCGGCCTGCTGCTGAGCTATCTCAACGAAGTTAATGCCGATTGGGGCGGTGCGATGGCGGCCTCGCTGGTGGCGTCGCTGCCGATCGTCATCGCGTTCGGTTTTCTGCAACGGTGGTTCATACAAGGCGTCACAGCAGGATCAGTCAAATGA
- a CDS encoding sugar ABC transporter permease, with product MKANERRIGWLFLIPALLAFAGVIALPFVRALGIAFTRNDLRTPIPRFIGFDNFKTILASPEIMGSFVTTAIYVTAATAFTLVLGLAWALILNQPFRGRTALRAASLIPWVLPSTVTAFVWGWIFNSRYGVLNAGLIELGLIDRQQAWLSDATGAMVAVVVTKVWLSIPLFMSFFLAGLQSLDREQVDAARVDGAGNFAILRDHILPHLRPVVLVVIVLGLIGNLQHFDTIYALTSGGPVRATTVLSIEVFRRAFDQWDLGLASAVGLLWVATIMPAAYFYLRHLLRGV from the coding sequence TTGAAGGCCAACGAGCGGCGCATCGGCTGGCTTTTTCTGATCCCTGCCCTGCTCGCCTTTGCGGGCGTGATCGCACTGCCCTTCGTGCGCGCGCTCGGCATCGCATTCACGCGCAACGATCTGCGCACGCCGATCCCGCGTTTCATCGGCTTCGACAATTTCAAGACGATACTTGCATCGCCCGAAATCATGGGCTCGTTCGTCACGACCGCGATCTATGTGACGGCGGCGACAGCCTTCACGCTCGTGCTGGGCCTCGCCTGGGCGCTGATCTTGAACCAACCTTTTCGCGGCCGCACGGCCTTGCGCGCGGCTTCGCTGATCCCGTGGGTGCTGCCGAGCACAGTTACGGCCTTCGTGTGGGGCTGGATCTTCAACAGCCGCTACGGCGTATTGAATGCTGGCCTCATCGAACTTGGCCTCATCGACCGCCAGCAGGCCTGGCTGTCGGACGCGACCGGTGCCATGGTCGCCGTCGTCGTCACAAAGGTTTGGCTGTCGATCCCGCTTTTTATGTCATTTTTCCTCGCAGGGCTGCAGAGCCTCGACCGCGAGCAGGTCGATGCGGCGCGCGTCGATGGAGCGGGCAATTTCGCGATCCTTCGCGACCATATTCTGCCGCATCTGCGCCCCGTCGTGCTTGTCGTGATCGTGCTCGGTCTCATCGGCAATCTGCAGCATTTCGACACGATCTATGCGCTCACGAGCGGCGGCCCGGTGCGCGCCACGACCGTGCTGTCGATCGAAGTCTTCCGCCGCGCCTTCGACCAGTGGGATTTGGGCCTCGCCTCAGCGGTTGGCCTCCTATGGGTCGCAACGATCATGCCGGCAGCCTATTTCTATCTTCGCCATCTGCTGCGGGGGGTCTAG